A stretch of the Paenibacillus dendritiformis genome encodes the following:
- the neuC gene encoding UDP-N-acetylglucosamine 2-epimerase, translated as MRKLCFITGTRAEYGLIYWLLREVSSDPELQLQLVATGMHLAPEFGATYKVIEEDGFTIDWKVDMLLSGDSGYAMSKSVGLGIIGFTDAFRILQPDLVVLTGDRFETLAAAQAAMFLNIPIAHLYGGEVTEGAIDESIRHAITKMAYIHFTTTESYRKRVIQLGEAPERVFNFGAPGLDHLTHLKLLTRDELSKELEFELSRPFFLVTFHPETRSQHSSITDFQELILALEKYDDYSIIITKPNADAGGRELITYIERYALNKKERIYLCASLGQLKYLSAMKHAAAVVGNSSSGIIEAPALRVPTINIGNRQKGRLRSPSIIDCEARARHITEAIHVALSKSFQEMVSRQEPAYGAGQASKPIKETLKSIDLQEAPVKRFYDVS; from the coding sequence ATGCGTAAATTATGTTTTATCACTGGCACACGTGCTGAATATGGGTTAATCTACTGGCTATTGCGGGAAGTCTCTTCCGATCCAGAACTCCAATTACAACTGGTAGCAACCGGTATGCATCTGGCTCCAGAGTTCGGGGCAACGTATAAGGTTATTGAGGAAGATGGGTTCACGATAGATTGGAAAGTCGATATGCTGCTGTCTGGCGATAGCGGCTATGCTATGTCTAAGTCAGTCGGTCTAGGAATTATCGGTTTCACGGATGCATTTCGTATACTGCAACCCGATCTAGTCGTGCTGACTGGAGATCGGTTCGAAACGCTTGCCGCCGCGCAAGCAGCCATGTTTCTGAATATCCCCATCGCTCATTTGTACGGAGGCGAAGTTACAGAGGGGGCTATCGACGAGTCAATCCGGCACGCGATCACGAAGATGGCTTATATACACTTTACTACTACTGAATCATACCGCAAACGGGTGATTCAATTAGGAGAGGCGCCGGAACGGGTATTTAATTTCGGGGCACCAGGTTTAGATCACCTTACTCATTTGAAGCTCCTAACTCGAGACGAGTTAAGCAAAGAACTCGAATTTGAATTGAGCCGTCCTTTTTTTCTGGTGACATTTCATCCTGAGACGCGAAGCCAGCATTCATCCATAACCGATTTTCAGGAGTTAATTCTGGCATTGGAAAAGTATGATGACTATTCAATAATTATTACCAAGCCAAATGCTGATGCTGGCGGGAGGGAGCTTATCACATACATAGAGAGATATGCATTGAACAAGAAGGAACGAATCTATCTATGTGCGTCCCTGGGACAATTAAAATATTTAAGTGCCATGAAGCATGCCGCAGCAGTTGTTGGAAATTCCTCGAGCGGAATTATTGAGGCTCCTGCACTAAGAGTGCCGACAATCAATATTGGCAACCGACAAAAAGGACGTTTACGAAGTCCTTCTATTATAGACTGCGAAGCACGGGCTAGGCATATTACAGAAGCGATTCATGTTGCTCTTTCAAAATCTTTTCAAGAAATGGTTTCTCGGCAAGAACCGGCTTATGGTGCAGGTCAAGCTTCCAAGCCAATAAAAGAGACACTGAAGAGTATTGATTTGCAAGAAGCACCTGTAAAAAGATTTTATGATGTTTCCTAA
- a CDS encoding NAD-dependent 4,6-dehydratase LegB: MKSNKKILVTGADGFIGSHLTETLIREGYDIRAFVFYNSFNTWGWLDACADDVRGQFEVFSGDIRDPHGVKSAMKDCDAVLHLAALIAIPYSYHSPDTYVDTNIKGTLNVLQAARELDIEKVIHTSTSEVYGTARYVPINEAHPLQGQSPYSASKIGADQLALSFYRSFGTPVGVIRPFNTYGPRQSARAIIPTAITQIASGKDVIELGALHPTRDFNYVEDTVRGFIAMLESPNSVGEEINIGSNYEISIGETVELIADVMGRSITIQTAAERMRPDKSEVERLWADNSKAERLLGWKPKYQGKDGLRAGLKSTIEWFTQPDNLGLYKTGIYNI; the protein is encoded by the coding sequence GTGAAGTCAAATAAAAAAATTCTTGTTACAGGAGCAGACGGGTTCATAGGTTCACATTTAACGGAAACGTTGATCCGGGAGGGTTACGACATAAGAGCCTTTGTCTTCTATAATTCGTTCAACACATGGGGATGGCTCGATGCTTGCGCAGATGATGTGCGTGGTCAATTTGAAGTGTTCAGTGGCGATATACGTGATCCGCACGGTGTGAAGTCGGCGATGAAGGATTGCGATGCGGTCCTGCACTTGGCTGCGCTCATTGCAATTCCTTACTCCTATCATTCGCCGGATACCTACGTAGACACAAATATTAAAGGAACGTTGAATGTGCTTCAGGCTGCAAGAGAGTTGGATATTGAGAAGGTAATCCATACATCTACCAGTGAAGTGTATGGTACTGCCCGGTATGTTCCGATTAATGAAGCACACCCCTTGCAGGGACAATCGCCTTACTCTGCTTCGAAGATAGGAGCAGATCAGTTGGCACTTTCGTTTTACCGTTCCTTCGGAACTCCAGTTGGTGTCATACGCCCATTCAATACATATGGACCAAGACAATCTGCAAGGGCTATTATTCCAACAGCAATAACGCAAATCGCATCTGGCAAGGACGTGATTGAACTAGGCGCACTGCATCCAACCCGTGATTTTAACTATGTAGAAGATACCGTCCGCGGGTTTATTGCCATGTTGGAGTCGCCTAACTCTGTAGGAGAAGAAATTAATATTGGAAGTAATTATGAAATTAGTATTGGCGAAACGGTTGAACTGATTGCAGATGTTATGGGGCGATCAATAACCATTCAAACTGCTGCAGAAAGAATGCGTCCTGATAAAAGCGAAGTGGAGCGTTTGTGGGCGGATAATTCTAAAGCGGAAAGGCTTTTGGGATGGAAGCCCAAATATCAAGGAAAAGATGGCTTAAGGGCAGGTCTGAAATCGACGATTGAATGGTTTACACAACCCGATAACCTGGGTCTATACAAAACTGGCATTTATAATATATAG
- a CDS encoding motility associated factor glycosyltransferase family protein — protein sequence MSNVLERNLSVLQSTYPNLYTAVTGHSVDTNSVEVVNSHSNEVTIKVLKADGSISYLHSRYNPIEEAERWCDSLESNISDSDDLFVYGMGLGYHIEELMKRYPHKRFYIYEPEPAIFIRAIESRNLEGILLHPNLIVLGVGREEFIQEQMITSVIDVITSSYKIVSLNGYERIYSDEMRVFNRLCKKEINRYRSNLATYAVFGEDWVKNITLNMPKNISSHSVKKLKDVLKQQPVLIVGSGPSADLDKEALQQLSSRVFTIAAGSSVQFLFSIGIIPDLIVTLDGSEKNYQVFSGLQYSDIPLLYGTYVHHKIIENKRKALFHVAIAEDTLTEYLLNEQDAPTFASACSVTGTAIQAAVYMGASSIIFAGQDFSYPNNRLYANKVDHFTDEEITDYLEAVTELEVPNVCGGTNPTSIPMMVTLESIEELISFFNSKIEFINTSKVGAHIKGTKHTPIEYLLDEHPEWNKSDGSLFNTASHESSCVENGKMALEKMQDLLEQLGKCNSTLERINEYCRQILSTDKTMDSFDNYVSFIEQKWSEIVNKPVFTYIYSAILHHQLVIFRRYIPKIVSEKDESKRGRLLVKHLLPVTSNMQEVTPRLIEYFREGINKVEKCIEEHSREVK from the coding sequence ATGTCTAATGTGCTAGAACGGAATTTATCTGTTTTACAGTCAACTTACCCCAATCTGTATACTGCTGTGACGGGCCATTCAGTTGATACTAATAGTGTTGAAGTTGTTAACTCTCATTCCAACGAAGTGACGATCAAAGTTCTCAAAGCCGATGGTTCCATCAGTTATCTTCATAGCCGGTACAACCCAATTGAAGAGGCAGAACGATGGTGTGATTCATTGGAAAGTAATATTTCCGATTCAGATGATTTGTTTGTGTATGGAATGGGATTAGGTTATCATATCGAGGAATTAATGAAGAGATATCCTCATAAGCGATTTTATATTTATGAACCTGAACCTGCTATTTTTATTAGAGCAATAGAATCCAGAAATTTAGAAGGAATTCTTCTCCACCCCAATCTTATTGTTCTGGGGGTTGGGAGGGAAGAATTTATCCAAGAACAAATGATTACCAGTGTTATCGATGTAATTACGAGTTCATATAAAATTGTGAGCCTTAATGGGTATGAGCGGATCTATTCAGATGAGATGCGAGTATTTAATCGCTTGTGTAAAAAAGAAATTAACCGGTATCGAAGTAACTTAGCTACCTATGCGGTCTTTGGAGAGGACTGGGTAAAAAATATCACATTGAATATGCCTAAAAATATTTCCAGTCATTCAGTGAAGAAGTTGAAGGACGTTCTCAAACAGCAACCGGTTCTTATTGTTGGTTCAGGTCCCTCGGCAGATTTGGATAAGGAAGCTTTACAACAACTATCTTCCAGAGTTTTTACCATTGCAGCTGGCTCAAGTGTACAATTTTTATTTAGTATCGGAATCATTCCCGATTTAATTGTCACTCTTGATGGAAGTGAAAAAAATTATCAAGTTTTTAGCGGCCTGCAGTATTCCGATATTCCATTACTTTATGGGACATATGTACACCATAAGATAATTGAGAATAAACGTAAAGCGCTATTTCATGTGGCGATTGCCGAAGATACATTAACGGAATACCTGCTTAATGAACAGGATGCACCAACGTTCGCTTCAGCGTGTTCTGTAACAGGAACCGCCATTCAAGCAGCTGTATATATGGGGGCATCTTCTATCATCTTTGCTGGACAAGATTTTTCTTACCCCAATAATAGGCTTTATGCCAATAAAGTTGATCATTTTACAGACGAAGAGATAACCGATTATTTAGAAGCAGTAACAGAGTTAGAGGTTCCAAATGTTTGTGGGGGCACGAACCCTACATCCATTCCAATGATGGTCACGTTAGAGTCTATTGAAGAACTTATTTCGTTTTTCAATTCTAAGATTGAATTTATTAATACATCTAAAGTTGGAGCTCATATCAAAGGAACAAAGCATACTCCAATTGAATACTTGCTTGATGAGCATCCAGAATGGAATAAATCTGATGGCTCATTATTTAATACAGCATCGCATGAGTCATCATGCGTAGAGAATGGAAAAATGGCGCTCGAAAAGATGCAAGATCTCTTGGAGCAACTAGGGAAATGTAATTCTACATTAGAGCGAATAAACGAATATTGTCGGCAAATTTTATCGACTGATAAGACCATGGATTCTTTCGATAATTACGTCAGTTTTATTGAACAAAAATGGTCCGAAATTGTAAATAAACCTGTATTTACATATATTTATTCCGCTATCCTTCACCATCAACTCGTTATTTTCCGTCGCTACATACCAAAAATCGTTAGCGAAAAGGATGAGTCTAAACGTGGAAGGCTTTTGGTAAAGCATCTTCTCCCCGTTACTTCTAATATGCAGGAGGTCACTCCTAGGCTCATTGAATATTTTAGAGAAGGAATAAATAAGGTGGAAAAATGTATAGAGGAGCATAGTCGTGAAGTCAAATAA
- a CDS encoding LegC family aminotransferase encodes MMVNDIINKLSELLPQQNGTVSLHEPRFQGEEWNYVKDCLDSGWVSSVGSYVSRFERDLADYLGVKHAVAVVNGTAALHISLLLAGVQEKDEVLIPSLSFVATANAVAYCHALPHFIDVSARTLGIDSAALEDYLLEIAEVRAGICYNRLTGNIIRAVVPMHTFGHPVDMDPLIDVCTRFHIVCVEDAAESLGSIYKSKHCGTIGSIGAFSFNGNKIMTTGGGGAIVTNDENIARRAKHITTTAKQPHPWNFVHTEVGYNYRLPNINAALGCAQLEYLPRLVEAKRRLAMKYQAAFELVEGVSIFQEMPYARSNYWLNAIILDQPDEQIREAILEMTNRKGIMTRPIWTPLHKLAMYEQMPKMPLKVTESLQNQIINIPSSPHLTGEFYA; translated from the coding sequence ATGATGGTGAATGACATTATCAATAAGTTAAGCGAGTTGTTGCCACAACAAAATGGAACAGTATCATTGCATGAACCTCGTTTTCAAGGGGAGGAATGGAATTACGTCAAGGATTGTTTAGACAGCGGCTGGGTGTCATCAGTAGGTTCATATGTTTCAAGGTTTGAACGGGACCTTGCGGATTATTTGGGAGTCAAGCATGCCGTAGCCGTCGTTAATGGGACAGCCGCTCTTCATATTAGCTTGTTATTGGCTGGCGTTCAAGAGAAAGATGAAGTTTTGATTCCCTCTCTATCCTTTGTGGCTACAGCCAATGCAGTAGCATACTGTCATGCGCTCCCCCATTTTATTGATGTATCTGCGAGGACATTAGGCATTGATTCTGCTGCCCTGGAAGACTACTTACTCGAGATAGCCGAAGTCCGTGCAGGAATATGCTATAACCGCCTAACTGGAAATATTATTCGAGCTGTGGTGCCTATGCATACATTTGGACATCCCGTGGATATGGACCCGCTTATCGATGTATGTACGAGGTTTCATATCGTATGTGTTGAGGATGCTGCAGAATCTTTAGGATCGATTTATAAGAGCAAGCACTGCGGGACAATAGGAAGCATAGGAGCATTCAGCTTTAATGGGAACAAAATCATGACTACTGGCGGAGGCGGGGCAATCGTCACTAATGATGAAAACATCGCTAGACGGGCCAAACACATTACGACGACGGCAAAACAACCCCACCCCTGGAACTTTGTGCACACGGAAGTGGGGTATAATTATCGGTTGCCTAATATTAATGCTGCCCTGGGATGCGCTCAATTAGAGTATTTACCGAGACTAGTTGAAGCGAAGCGCAGACTTGCAATGAAATACCAGGCTGCCTTTGAATTGGTTGAAGGGGTTAGTATATTTCAAGAAATGCCTTATGCCAGAAGTAACTACTGGCTAAATGCAATAATATTGGACCAACCTGATGAACAGATAAGGGAAGCTATACTGGAGATGACGAATAGGAAAGGTATCATGACACGTCCTATTTGGACTCCGCTTCATAAGCTTGCCATGTACGAACAAATGCCGAAGATGCCATTAAAGGTAACTGAATCTCTGCAGAATCAGATCATTAATATTCCAAGCAGTCCGCATTTGACAGGAGAGTTTTATGCGTAA